A region from the uncultured Macellibacteroides sp. genome encodes:
- a CDS encoding iron ABC transporter permease → MNKQFTHIYFWLTGCLILLFAGSLAYGSVSIPLDAVADILLGNEIGRESWKQIVLHARLPQSVTAVLAGSSLAVSGLLLQTLFKNPLAGPSILGISDGANLGVAAVMLYFGGSLSMVSSLPMSGYLAIVVAAFAGACLILGIIIYFSTKVKSNVMLLIIGIMVGYMASSLISILNYYASSDKVHAFVMWGMGDFSGVSLKQLPFFTTCTLLGLFLAILLIKPLNALLLGEMYAANLGIKVKRTRALILICTGILTATTTAFCGPISFIGLAVPHIARLMLGSSNHKLLLPVTLLTGGCIALLCNILMVLPGGSGILPLNAVTPLIGAPVIIYVIMNRKNIQYFN, encoded by the coding sequence ATGAACAAGCAATTCACTCACATTTATTTTTGGCTAACAGGTTGCCTTATACTCTTATTTGCAGGGAGTCTGGCCTACGGATCGGTTAGTATCCCACTGGATGCCGTAGCCGATATTTTGCTCGGGAATGAAATTGGCAGAGAATCATGGAAGCAAATTGTTCTGCATGCCAGGTTGCCTCAATCTGTAACTGCTGTCCTAGCAGGATCATCGCTGGCTGTAAGTGGTCTGCTTTTGCAAACCTTATTCAAAAACCCATTGGCCGGTCCATCCATATTGGGAATAAGTGATGGCGCAAACTTAGGGGTTGCCGCCGTTATGCTTTATTTCGGAGGATCCCTCAGCATGGTTAGTTCGCTGCCTATGAGCGGATATCTGGCTATCGTAGTGGCCGCGTTTGCCGGTGCATGCCTTATTCTTGGCATCATTATATACTTTTCCACAAAGGTCAAAAGTAACGTAATGTTACTCATTATAGGAATTATGGTCGGCTATATGGCCTCTTCACTTATTTCTATTTTAAACTACTACGCCTCTTCCGATAAAGTTCATGCTTTCGTAATGTGGGGTATGGGCGATTTCTCGGGAGTGTCTTTAAAGCAGCTACCCTTTTTCACGACGTGCACCCTCCTTGGATTATTTTTAGCCATTTTGCTTATTAAACCGCTCAATGCACTGCTTTTGGGTGAGATGTATGCCGCGAATCTGGGAATCAAGGTAAAACGTACGCGGGCGCTAATTCTGATATGCACCGGAATATTAACAGCTACAACCACTGCTTTTTGTGGTCCGATATCATTTATCGGCCTTGCGGTTCCGCATATTGCAAGATTAATGCTTGGATCGTCTAATCATAAATTACTTCTACCGGTAACATTGCTGACAGGTGGATGCATTGCATTATTATGTAATATTCTGATGGTACTTCCCGGAGGGAGCGGAATATTACCTCTCAATGCAGTCACCCCATTAATAGGCGCTCCGGTAATTATTTATGTAATTATGAACCGAAAGAATATTCAATACTTTAACTAA
- a CDS encoding TonB-dependent receptor — translation MQRKKALDSFKHWRVGVLSVLISFCITAAFAQQGSVKGKVLDETGQPIIGANVVEKGTTNGTITDLDGNYTLTVPNAQRSILQFSFIGYTTLEDAVKGRTKIDAKLSPSVINLGEVVAIGYGTQTRKEITGSVANVTEESFNKGVTRDATDLLQGKVAGLVITSGSGDVTRGATMRLRGTSTLQNDQGPLIVIDGVPGGDMSTVSPSDIESISVLKDASSAAIYGSRSAGGVVLITTKRGSGSKTMISYDGYVAMDQMSNKPDLMNAQQWRDYANSAGLETDTYDKYGADTDWFDEMTRTGVSQNHSVSMSGGGSKSNYRASFSYLDRNGIMRDNAMERYSFRFQFSQRAINDRLKVGLTGSATLTDNQVPNGDNFVLAYSMLPVYPVYNEDGSYFTKVNKEYDQGNPVQNQDLNTMSNKMNYFYGNGDIQFLVMEGLNVKANLYKSRFNGEFSQYTDSNTSMGYKDQGFAKKQNRAWDRDLMELTADYNRTFGAADEHKVNGLIGYSWEENEYSMFHAQNRNFVNNDLQSDNLQSGQGLKQGDVQSERNQYRLISLFARANYSYKERYMITATVRRDGSSKFGANNKWGTFPSASAAWGISEEGFMEDVKWVDDLKIRAGYGVTGNQDGLQPYKTLQLYGADGQYYNNGSWLTAYKINQNANPNLKWESTAMLNVGVDFTLFNGRLGGTVEWYDKRTSDMLYTYSVPTPPYVYGSMMANVGDMSNKGIELLLNIGVVRKKDFNWNMSVNLSHNKNEITKLSSDIYTTNRIYTGDPWIRGGSGTTSHVIEEGRPVGQFYMLKCNGLDSNGKYIIEDVNGDGSISEDDRTYVGSSQPDLTFGVNNAFNYKNWDFSVFVRGTIGNDVLNGPRMGYGTSAYLIGTNALNDPLIYDLKESPRICSYYLEDASFMRLDNMSLGYTFNTKNLNWLDKARVYVAAQNLFVITGYKGLDPEVEIVRSGQSTEAAGLSPGIEPRQFFPKARTFTVGVNLTF, via the coding sequence ATGCAACGAAAGAAAGCACTTGATTCTTTCAAACACTGGAGAGTAGGAGTACTATCCGTGTTGATTTCCTTTTGCATTACGGCCGCGTTTGCTCAGCAAGGGTCTGTTAAAGGAAAGGTTTTAGACGAAACAGGCCAACCTATTATTGGAGCCAACGTTGTTGAAAAAGGTACCACGAATGGTACAATCACTGACCTTGATGGTAATTATACCCTTACAGTTCCGAATGCTCAACGCTCAATTCTTCAATTTTCCTTTATCGGTTACACTACATTGGAAGATGCCGTAAAAGGACGTACCAAAATTGATGCCAAGCTTTCTCCTTCCGTTATTAACTTAGGAGAGGTGGTTGCTATTGGTTATGGTACTCAGACACGTAAAGAAATTACGGGTTCTGTTGCCAATGTAACAGAAGAGAGTTTTAACAAAGGGGTTACTCGTGATGCAACCGACCTGTTGCAGGGTAAAGTGGCCGGTTTGGTTATTACCTCTGGTTCCGGTGATGTAACAAGAGGTGCTACCATGCGTTTGCGTGGTACTTCCACTTTGCAGAACGACCAGGGTCCGCTTATCGTTATCGACGGTGTACCTGGTGGTGATATGTCTACCGTATCTCCTTCGGATATCGAATCAATTTCTGTATTGAAGGATGCTTCTTCTGCTGCTATTTACGGATCTCGTTCTGCTGGTGGTGTTGTATTGATTACAACCAAACGCGGTTCCGGATCTAAGACCATGATTTCTTATGATGGTTATGTAGCAATGGACCAGATGTCTAATAAACCAGACCTGATGAATGCTCAGCAATGGCGTGACTACGCAAATAGCGCAGGTTTGGAAACAGATACTTATGATAAGTATGGCGCTGATACCGATTGGTTTGATGAAATGACTCGTACGGGAGTTTCCCAGAATCACAGTGTTTCAATGTCCGGAGGTGGTTCTAAAAGCAACTATCGTGCATCGTTTTCTTATCTCGACAGAAATGGTATTATGCGCGACAACGCCATGGAACGTTACAGTTTCCGCTTCCAGTTCTCTCAGCGGGCTATTAACGACCGTTTGAAAGTGGGATTGACCGGTTCTGCAACACTTACTGACAATCAGGTTCCTAACGGCGACAACTTTGTATTGGCTTACAGTATGTTACCTGTTTATCCTGTGTATAATGAAGATGGATCTTATTTTACAAAAGTAAATAAGGAGTATGATCAGGGTAATCCTGTTCAAAATCAGGATTTGAACACCATGAGCAATAAGATGAATTATTTCTATGGAAACGGTGATATTCAGTTCCTTGTTATGGAAGGATTAAATGTAAAGGCAAACTTATATAAGAGCCGTTTTAATGGTGAATTCAGTCAATATACCGACTCAAACACGTCAATGGGTTATAAGGACCAAGGCTTTGCAAAAAAACAAAACCGTGCATGGGACCGTGACTTGATGGAATTGACCGCAGATTATAACAGAACATTTGGCGCTGCCGATGAACACAAAGTAAATGGGTTGATTGGTTACTCTTGGGAAGAAAATGAATACTCTATGTTTCATGCCCAGAACCGTAACTTTGTAAACAACGACCTGCAGTCAGACAACCTGCAATCCGGTCAGGGTTTAAAGCAGGGAGACGTACAGTCTGAACGCAATCAGTATCGTCTTATCTCTTTGTTCGCAAGAGCAAATTATAGTTATAAAGAACGCTATATGATTACTGCAACGGTTCGCCGTGATGGTTCTTCTAAGTTTGGAGCAAATAATAAGTGGGGTACATTCCCTTCTGCTTCCGCTGCCTGGGGAATTTCAGAAGAAGGTTTTATGGAAGATGTAAAATGGGTTGATGATCTTAAGATCCGTGCAGGTTACGGTGTTACAGGTAATCAGGATGGTTTGCAGCCTTACAAAACTTTGCAGTTATATGGTGCAGATGGTCAATATTATAATAATGGCAGCTGGTTAACAGCCTATAAAATTAATCAGAATGCTAACCCTAATTTGAAGTGGGAATCTACGGCTATGTTAAACGTAGGGGTAGACTTCACATTATTTAATGGTCGTTTGGGTGGTACTGTTGAATGGTACGACAAAAGGACTTCCGATATGCTTTACACATACAGTGTGCCAACTCCTCCATATGTTTATGGATCAATGATGGCCAACGTTGGTGATATGTCCAATAAGGGTATTGAATTGTTACTGAACATTGGTGTAGTTCGTAAAAAGGATTTTAACTGGAATATGTCTGTTAACCTTTCTCATAACAAAAATGAGATTACGAAACTATCAAGCGATATCTATACCACAAACCGTATTTATACAGGTGACCCATGGATCCGCGGAGGTTCGGGAACAACTTCTCACGTAATTGAAGAAGGTCGCCCTGTTGGTCAGTTCTATATGCTGAAATGTAATGGATTGGATTCAAATGGTAAATATATTATTGAAGATGTTAATGGTGACGGAAGTATTTCGGAAGACGATCGTACTTATGTAGGAAGTTCTCAGCCTGATCTTACTTTTGGCGTAAACAACGCATTTAATTATAAGAACTGGGATTTTAGTGTATTCGTTCGCGGAACTATTGGCAATGATGTATTGAATGGCCCACGTATGGGATATGGTACTTCTGCTTATCTGATCGGTACAAATGCGTTAAACGATCCATTAATTTATGATTTGAAAGAATCTCCACGTATTTGTTCTTACTATCTGGAAGATGCTTCTTTCATGAGATTGGACAACATGTCTCTTGGTTATACTTTTAATACTAAGAACTTAAATTGGCTTGACAAGGCTCGCGTATATGTAGCTGCTCAAAACCTGTTTGTGATTACTGGTTACAAGGGATTAGATCCTGAAGTGGAAATTGTACGTTCAGGTCAGTCCACTGAAGCTGCCGGTTTATCTCCGGGTATTGAACCTCGTCAGTTCTTCCCTAAGGCAAGAACATTTACTGTAGGTGTAAATCTTACTTTCTAA
- a CDS encoding RagB/SusD family nutrient uptake outer membrane protein, translating to MKRKSIISVITGAVLMCAMPSCMDLDETVYDKVQADSFGKTEAEINSIIAPIYKTLKKTWPNAYFYLTECSGDMAITPTRKGGDWWDNGAYKDLHMHTWTPNTGTVKDAWNDAMQSISTCNQVYSIIKAAPSMTEADRTRTLAEIRGIRAYWYYMLVDNFGNVPLVTDFEDTKLPATKSRKEVYDFVVSELNEIKDQLRSDVTGASYGKFTKGAAYTLLAKMYLNAEVWTGTPNWQGVVDACNEVMKLDYIIEPDWKQSFIVNNQNSKEIILPICFGRADGGNTMHYRTLHYLDPIALGMTVGTWNGVCAQPDYVKTFDDADKRKVGSFLMGEMKDPATGQVLITAHNRPLNHTIDLTMIPGTERGGTTWGDVNQEDGARVNKWEYEVGLAASDQENDFAIFRLADVYLMKAEALIRMESDNAEATRLINIIRARGFGDTNHNYTSVTLKNVEMERKFEMAWEMCSRQDNIRFGTFLDARFLKVKSEEYRKLFCVPQDAWQTNNTLVQNPGYPAFK from the coding sequence ATGAAAAGAAAATCAATCATATCAGTTATAACCGGAGCCGTTTTGATGTGCGCCATGCCTTCGTGTATGGACCTCGATGAAACGGTGTATGACAAAGTGCAGGCCGACAGTTTCGGAAAAACCGAAGCTGAAATCAACTCAATCATTGCTCCAATTTATAAAACATTGAAAAAAACCTGGCCAAATGCGTATTTCTATCTGACAGAATGTTCGGGTGATATGGCCATTACTCCAACCCGTAAGGGGGGTGACTGGTGGGACAATGGTGCCTACAAAGATTTACATATGCATACATGGACACCAAATACAGGTACTGTTAAAGATGCTTGGAATGATGCCATGCAGAGTATTTCTACCTGTAACCAGGTTTATAGCATCATTAAAGCGGCCCCAAGTATGACAGAAGCCGACAGAACACGTACGCTTGCAGAAATTCGCGGTATTCGTGCTTATTGGTACTATATGTTGGTGGATAACTTTGGAAACGTTCCATTGGTAACCGATTTTGAAGATACTAAACTTCCTGCCACAAAATCAAGAAAAGAAGTATACGATTTTGTTGTTAGCGAACTTAATGAAATTAAAGATCAGCTTCGTTCGGATGTTACCGGTGCAAGCTATGGTAAGTTTACTAAAGGTGCAGCTTACACATTGTTGGCAAAAATGTATCTGAATGCCGAAGTATGGACGGGAACTCCTAATTGGCAGGGTGTGGTAGACGCTTGTAATGAGGTTATGAAACTCGACTATATTATTGAGCCGGATTGGAAACAGAGCTTTATTGTAAACAATCAAAACTCGAAGGAAATAATTCTTCCGATTTGTTTTGGTCGTGCCGATGGTGGTAATACAATGCATTATCGTACTCTTCATTACCTGGATCCTATTGCTTTGGGCATGACTGTTGGTACATGGAACGGTGTTTGTGCACAGCCGGATTATGTAAAAACTTTTGATGATGCGGACAAACGTAAAGTAGGTTCGTTCTTGATGGGAGAAATGAAAGATCCTGCAACTGGTCAGGTGCTGATTACAGCGCATAACCGTCCGTTAAATCACACTATCGACTTAACAATGATTCCTGGAACAGAACGTGGAGGTACTACTTGGGGCGATGTAAATCAGGAAGATGGAGCCCGTGTAAATAAATGGGAGTATGAAGTAGGATTGGCTGCTTCTGATCAGGAAAATGACTTTGCAATTTTCCGTTTGGCAGATGTTTACCTGATGAAGGCTGAGGCATTGATTCGTATGGAATCTGATAACGCTGAGGCAACCCGTTTAATTAATATTATTCGCGCCCGTGGTTTCGGTGACACCAATCACAATTATACTTCTGTAACATTGAAAAATGTTGAAATGGAACGTAAGTTTGAAATGGCTTGGGAGATGTGCAGTCGTCAGGATAATATCCGTTTCGGTACATTCCTTGATGCCCGTTTCTTAAAGGTGAAATCGGAAGAATATCGTAAGTTGTTCTGCGTTCCGCAGGATGCATGGCAAACTAATAATACGTTAGTTCAAAATCCTGGATATCCTGCTTTTAAATAA
- a CDS encoding DUF6057 family protein, which translates to MRPQRFGNLILIGMFVAGSYLYFDLHYRYWYHFMEQFGLFLYTNSYFIEFYREPGGMNEYLNEALMQFFYLPHVASVCIASLLGLIAVSAHLFFRRCGYLLSSLWSILPCFLFWIYPPETVAIPLSMLTGILAAVGYTYSPRNNWRYVYALGILVTSYLLATPAHFLAAILLSFYELKFASKSKYMAVTIYIGGSMLLPLIAMRTLFVVPMEEAFFSKYLYHPEYPQPGSFRLFWLAFPLITTLSLLLQKWQPKVGHKLVISFVILSGGIIAGIVYGGNALEQTYQYDYYARNSQWQKIVDHAEQHAVNDQNALIYVNLALSHTNQLANKQFDFRQAGVDGLIPKDPVTRVDLITASEVAWQIGHINSSQRYAFVGVLSSERRVQPRLMKRLVETYLVNEEYNAAEKYITILEASLFYRDWAKEKRLYLNRETADKTPWIVQKRAVNVTTDNPFDPAKALPNALAYLLDDHPGNKAAIEYTMAYVLLYKDLGAFMQYMQTAKGFYKTLPVHFQEAICLFYAAVQPDPEAFKTFKIDKAVYDRFISFCNAAGNSPELLKKQFGNTYYYYAQFENMPNQEQL; encoded by the coding sequence ATGAGACCACAACGTTTTGGAAACCTTATTCTAATTGGAATGTTTGTTGCAGGAAGTTATTTGTATTTCGACCTGCATTATCGGTACTGGTATCATTTTATGGAACAATTTGGATTGTTTCTGTATACCAACTCCTATTTTATTGAATTTTACAGAGAACCGGGAGGTATGAACGAATACCTTAACGAAGCCCTGATGCAGTTTTTTTACCTGCCCCATGTTGCTTCAGTATGCATAGCTTCCCTTCTCGGACTTATAGCGGTATCCGCCCATCTGTTTTTCAGAAGGTGCGGATACCTTCTTTCTTCTCTCTGGTCTATACTGCCCTGTTTTCTTTTCTGGATTTATCCGCCCGAAACTGTTGCGATCCCTTTATCCATGCTAACAGGAATCCTGGCCGCAGTGGGTTATACCTATTCTCCTCGTAACAACTGGCGGTATGTCTATGCCCTAGGAATCCTGGTAACAAGCTATTTACTTGCAACTCCCGCACATTTTCTGGCAGCCATACTCCTATCATTCTACGAGCTTAAGTTCGCATCAAAAAGCAAATACATGGCGGTAACCATCTATATTGGAGGAAGTATGCTGCTTCCCCTCATAGCCATGCGTACACTTTTTGTCGTTCCCATGGAAGAAGCCTTTTTCAGTAAGTACCTGTATCATCCTGAATACCCTCAACCCGGTTCTTTCCGGTTATTCTGGCTGGCGTTTCCCCTTATTACAACTCTCTCTCTTCTTTTACAAAAATGGCAACCTAAAGTAGGGCACAAGTTGGTTATTTCCTTTGTAATTCTTTCTGGTGGAATTATAGCCGGAATAGTCTATGGAGGAAATGCACTTGAACAAACCTACCAATACGATTACTATGCCCGCAACAGTCAATGGCAAAAAATAGTGGATCATGCGGAACAACATGCAGTAAACGATCAGAATGCTCTTATCTATGTGAATCTGGCATTATCTCATACAAATCAGCTTGCCAACAAGCAGTTTGATTTCAGGCAGGCAGGTGTAGACGGACTTATTCCAAAAGATCCTGTAACCAGGGTGGATCTGATAACTGCCAGCGAGGTTGCCTGGCAAATAGGGCACATAAACAGTTCTCAGCGTTATGCCTTTGTTGGTGTTCTTAGTTCAGAACGGAGGGTTCAGCCCCGTCTTATGAAACGTTTGGTAGAAACCTATCTGGTTAACGAAGAATATAATGCGGCAGAGAAATACATTACCATACTGGAAGCCTCTCTGTTCTATAGAGATTGGGCTAAAGAAAAACGGCTATATCTGAACCGTGAGACTGCCGACAAAACGCCATGGATTGTACAAAAAAGAGCTGTAAACGTAACTACAGATAATCCGTTTGATCCTGCAAAAGCGTTACCCAACGCGCTTGCATACTTACTTGACGATCATCCCGGCAATAAGGCCGCAATAGAATACACCATGGCCTATGTCCTTTTATATAAAGACCTTGGAGCTTTCATGCAATATATGCAAACCGCCAAAGGATTTTACAAGACATTACCTGTTCATTTTCAGGAAGCTATTTGTCTTTTTTACGCTGCAGTACAACCGGACCCGGAAGCCTTTAAGACGTTTAAAATAGATAAAGCCGTTTACGATCGGTTTATTAGCTTTTGCAATGCTGCAGGAAATAGTCCGGAGTTGCTTAAGAAACAGTTCGGTAACACTTACTATTATTATGCACAATTCGAGAATATGCCTAATCAGGAACAGTTATGA
- a CDS encoding TonB-dependent receptor, whose protein sequence is MKKIILFSLFALLSTIFMQAQSDKSSPFSIKGQVIDSITNETVPYATLSISLSQSPQKAEKLLACDIDGKFEAEMKVPGTYIITMQSLGKVTSKTSFTLSEEKKKLDLGKLFMMEDNKRLGEVTVTAQKPLVKVEVDKITYNLDEDPEAVTSNTLEMLRKVPMVTVDGEDKIQLKGSTNFKIYMNGKPSNLISNNPGDVLKSMPANSVKNIEVITEPGAKYDAEGVGGIINIITKSSMQGYTGTVRANVNTLGSVGGGAYVSAKVGKLGITGNFNYNYRNSPYNDFNSYRENFNSKEMKYLTQDGRSKNKGPMQYGYLELSYEIDTLNLLSLSANRFNGKSNNISETNEIMRNEGLETIYQFMRNSNSRNTFGGTEVNLDFQHSTSRKDELLTFSYKFNNSPGGSTNNTDINSLVNYADRTERTTNDASTNEHTAQMDYTRPLNKNQSVEVGAKYILRQSDSETERFLNDTLARDANASFKHTQHIYSGYAGYNLKWDKFAFKAGLRAEGTSLNVESDNAFEASYFNVVPSATLSYQLNMSQSLRLGYNMRIQRPGIWYLNPYVNTTDPLNISYGNTDLDAEKSNNITLNYSMFTQKININASVNYSFVNNGIEQYTFIDPEKPGITQSTYDNIGKNQNVGAFLYGSWNPISTFRIYMNGGIDYTNMKSDNWGNNSGYNYRVFTGIQYTLPKDFRINLNGGYFAPRIMLQGKSSAFYFTGITLNKDFLKKKLTVSLSAQDPFWKTKEMKTTTEDANFYRKSVNRMSARSFSLSVSWRFGDLKSAIKKVKRGISNDDQKSGGEGQSTEGGGA, encoded by the coding sequence ATGAAAAAAATTATCTTATTTTCTCTCTTTGCCCTGTTATCAACCATATTCATGCAGGCGCAATCAGACAAAAGTTCTCCGTTCTCCATCAAAGGTCAGGTGATTGATTCGATCACCAACGAGACCGTTCCTTATGCAACACTATCCATTTCTTTAAGCCAGTCGCCGCAAAAGGCAGAAAAACTACTAGCCTGCGATATTGACGGGAAGTTCGAAGCAGAGATGAAAGTGCCGGGCACCTACATTATCACGATGCAATCTCTCGGAAAAGTAACATCAAAAACAAGTTTTACGCTATCCGAGGAAAAAAAGAAGCTCGACTTGGGTAAGCTTTTTATGATGGAAGACAACAAACGACTTGGCGAAGTAACCGTAACCGCACAAAAACCACTTGTAAAGGTTGAAGTCGACAAAATTACCTACAACCTGGATGAAGACCCGGAAGCGGTGACAAGCAATACGCTTGAGATGCTCCGGAAAGTTCCAATGGTTACGGTGGACGGAGAAGATAAAATACAGCTAAAAGGTTCTACCAACTTCAAAATATACATGAATGGGAAGCCTTCTAACCTTATCTCCAACAATCCCGGAGATGTGTTAAAAAGTATGCCCGCCAACTCAGTGAAAAACATTGAAGTGATTACCGAACCGGGAGCCAAATACGATGCGGAAGGCGTTGGTGGTATCATCAACATTATTACCAAAAGCTCCATGCAGGGATACACTGGAACCGTAAGGGCCAATGTCAACACATTGGGAAGTGTCGGAGGTGGAGCATATGTCTCAGCTAAAGTTGGGAAACTAGGTATTACAGGAAACTTCAACTATAATTACAGAAACAGTCCCTACAACGATTTCAACTCGTATCGCGAAAACTTTAATAGTAAGGAGATGAAATACCTGACGCAGGACGGCCGTTCCAAGAACAAGGGCCCAATGCAATACGGATATCTGGAGTTAAGTTATGAAATTGACACATTGAACCTCTTAAGCCTTTCGGCCAACCGGTTTAACGGAAAATCGAATAACATATCCGAAACCAACGAAATAATGCGTAATGAAGGGCTTGAAACCATCTATCAGTTCATGAGAAACAGTAATTCACGCAACACTTTTGGAGGAACGGAAGTTAATCTTGATTTTCAGCATTCCACCTCCAGAAAAGATGAACTGCTTACGTTTTCGTACAAATTCAACAATTCTCCCGGAGGAAGCACAAATAACACAGATATCAACAGTCTGGTAAACTATGCAGATCGTACGGAAAGGACAACAAACGATGCTTCAACAAACGAACATACCGCTCAGATGGACTATACACGTCCCTTGAACAAAAACCAATCGGTAGAAGTTGGGGCCAAATACATCTTACGTCAAAGCGACAGCGAGACAGAGCGTTTTCTAAATGATACACTCGCCAGAGATGCCAATGCCAGTTTCAAGCATACCCAACATATCTATTCAGGATACGCGGGATATAATCTTAAATGGGATAAATTCGCTTTCAAAGCCGGATTACGTGCAGAAGGAACCAGCTTGAATGTTGAAAGTGACAATGCTTTTGAAGCCAGTTATTTCAACGTCGTTCCATCAGCCACTCTGTCGTATCAGCTAAATATGAGCCAGAGTCTCCGTTTGGGTTACAACATGCGCATTCAACGACCGGGTATCTGGTATTTGAATCCCTACGTAAACACAACCGACCCATTGAATATCTCGTATGGTAATACGGATCTTGATGCCGAAAAAAGCAATAACATTACGCTGAATTACAGTATGTTTACTCAGAAAATAAATATAAACGCCAGCGTAAACTACTCATTTGTGAACAATGGCATAGAACAATACACCTTTATCGATCCTGAAAAACCGGGTATTACTCAGAGTACATACGACAATATAGGTAAAAATCAAAACGTTGGCGCGTTCCTTTACGGAAGCTGGAATCCGATCTCTACCTTCAGAATCTATATGAACGGAGGAATCGATTATACGAATATGAAAAGTGATAACTGGGGAAACAACAGCGGATATAATTACAGGGTGTTTACAGGCATACAATATACGTTGCCCAAAGATTTCCGCATCAATCTAAATGGCGGATATTTTGCACCCCGCATTATGCTGCAGGGAAAATCTTCTGCTTTTTATTTTACAGGAATTACGCTTAACAAAGACTTCTTAAAGAAAAAACTTACTGTATCTTTGTCTGCTCAGGATCCGTTCTGGAAAACAAAGGAAATGAAGACGACAACGGAGGATGCCAACTTTTATCGTAAAAGCGTAAACCGTATGTCAGCCCGGAGTTTTAGCCTAAGTGTATCCTGGCGATTCGGCGATTTAAAAAGTGCTATTAAAAAAGTAAAACGCGGTATCTCCAACGATGACCAGAAGTCCGGCGGCGAAGGACAGAGCACGGAAGGAGGCGGTGCTTAA
- a CDS encoding SagB/ThcOx family dehydrogenase: MKPYVLLFVALCFVSGLFAQNLQEIKLSAPDKERGVTIMKAFANRHSDRVFDNKKLSTKDLSDLLWAANGFNRYEKGMRTAPSAMNKQDIDIYVILAEGAYLYDAKAHVLKPVAKGDYRPLVAGGQDFVNKAPACLVLVSDLSRFGELKEHTKLMAAMDAGIVSQNINLFCAGVGLSTVPRASMDQAGLKKVLNLKESQMLLMNNPVGYPGSRTNSGSKHKFCIICREKI; this comes from the coding sequence ATGAAACCTTATGTGTTACTTTTCGTTGCTTTGTGCTTTGTTTCCGGACTCTTTGCCCAGAACCTGCAGGAAATAAAGTTAAGTGCGCCTGATAAAGAGCGGGGTGTTACCATTATGAAAGCTTTTGCCAACAGACATTCGGACCGGGTGTTTGACAATAAAAAACTATCAACCAAAGACCTTTCTGATTTGCTATGGGCGGCCAACGGTTTTAATCGCTATGAAAAGGGTATGCGTACGGCCCCTTCTGCCATGAATAAGCAGGATATCGATATTTACGTGATTCTTGCCGAAGGAGCCTATTTGTATGACGCGAAAGCCCATGTTTTGAAACCAGTGGCTAAAGGAGATTACAGACCACTGGTAGCCGGTGGGCAGGATTTTGTGAATAAGGCCCCGGCTTGTCTGGTTCTTGTTTCGGACTTGTCCCGGTTTGGAGAACTTAAAGAGCATACCAAGTTGATGGCAGCGATGGATGCAGGTATTGTTTCTCAGAATATCAATCTGTTTTGTGCCGGAGTGGGACTAAGCACAGTTCCAAGAGCCTCCATGGATCAGGCGGGATTGAAAAAGGTTTTGAATCTAAAGGAATCGCAAATGTTACTTATGAATAATCCGGTAGGGTATCCGGGATCAAGAACAAATTCTGGGTCTAAGCATAAATTTTGCATAATCTGTAGAGAAAAAATTTAA